Proteins from a genomic interval of Rosa chinensis cultivar Old Blush chromosome 2, RchiOBHm-V2, whole genome shotgun sequence:
- the LOC112185293 gene encoding uncharacterized protein LOC112185293 has translation MAAVSHSSEEVVVSLVGGEDAVHDSFFYFCGRLLSKKAVVLPLFSAAISNIWGVKERVLIRQEEEDIFVFQFKEMEVTNRVLSGGPWFYNNSMLLLADYDGISALDTAPLHLLEVWVAMKGLRIAMRNEKALTIIGRALGDFVQVDQGAVLRKDLVQRIRVIQDVRRRIWPRRMFEFSPIVSVTVELQYEKCHGLCAACGFFGHRGGSCDRRLAEEASLLAVPGRGDLSLGLDSAP, from the coding sequence ATGGCGGCGGTGTCTCATTCGTCAGAGGAGGTCGTGGTGAGTCTGGTTGGTGGAGAGGATGCTGTCCACGATtcgtttttctatttttgtggCCGACTTCTGTCCAAGAAGGCGGTGGTGCTTCCGTTGTTCTCGGCGGCGATCTCCAATATTTGGGGAGTGAAGGAGAGAGTTTTGATCcggcaggaggaggaggacatcTTTGTCTTCCAATTTAAGGAGATGGAGGTGACGAATCGAGTACTCTCTGGGGGTCCTTGGTTCTATAACAACTCCATGTTGTTGTTGGCAGACTATGACGGAATCTCTGCCCTCGATACTGCGCCGCTGCATCTCCTTGAGGTGTGGGTGGCAATGAAAGGGTTACGGATTGCGATGCGAAATGAGAAAGCTCTTACCATAATCGGACGGGCTTTGGGGGACTTCGTGCAGGTTGACCAAGGAGCAGTGTTGAGAAAGGATCTTGTCCAGAGGATCCGTGTGATACAAGATGTCCGCCGGAGGATTTGGCCGCGACGGATGTTTGAGTTTTCACCGATTGTTTCTGTGACGGTGGAGCTGCAATATGAGAAATGCCATGGGCTGTGTGCAGCTTGTGGTTTCTTCGGCCATAGGGGTGGTTCTTGTGATAGGAGGCTGGCGGAGGAGGCGTCCTTGTTGGCGGTGCCGGGCCGAGGTGACTTGAGCCTTGGTCTGGACTCTGCACCCTGA